The Pseudomonas sp. S06B 330 genome contains the following window.
AGGGTAATCAAATGCGCTTGGTGACTGTCGGCTGGCGTGTCGTGATCGATCGGCGAGGCACGCAAGATCAACTCGCGCAGCAGCGGGGTCACCAGCAAACTCTGTGGCTCCCGTGCCAGTGCATGGCTGTCGAGTTGCGCATGCACGAACAGGGTACGCAAGCTGACCTGGCTGCGGGCGCGAAGACTGTGCGCCCGCCCGGCCGGCATCCACAGTGCTTGTTGCGGCGAGATTACCCAGAAGTCCTGGTCGCAATGCAGCTCCATGATGCCCTGGCTGGCGTAGATCAGTTGCCCGGCCTCGTGCCAGTGTTCAGGCAGCACTTGCCCCTCAGCGTACTCCCGGGATACCGGTTTGACCCGCTCATCGGCACGAGTAAAAACAGCCAGATGACGCGTACTGGAGTCCTTCACAATCCTCGGCCCGCCGCTTCAGGAACAATCATTATGGGCGCTGGACACGCACATCAGCACGGGCAAAACGATAGCTGGCCACGGCGCACAGCATCAGCCCCAGCATCGCCAGCGATCCCCCTACCAGGCCAATATTGGCCAGCCCCATGTGTACACTGACCAGACTGCCGATCAACGCCCCTGCGCCGATCCCGATGTTGTA
Protein-coding sequences here:
- a CDS encoding AraC family transcriptional regulator — its product is MKDSSTRHLAVFTRADERVKPVSREYAEGQVLPEHWHEAGQLIYASQGIMELHCDQDFWVISPQQALWMPAGRAHSLRARSQVSLRTLFVHAQLDSHALAREPQSLLVTPLLRELILRASPIDHDTPADSHQAHLITLLLDEVRWAQRLELRLQMPRDSRLQKLCSGLLSTPGDKRSLAEWGQQVGASARTLSRLFHTELGSHFLLWRQQVRVYTAIARLSQGEPIVRIATDLGYDSAGAFSKAFRRLLGCSPRDYR